tggtcagtgaagatatgcactttgttgcccaacaaataatgcctccaaatcttcagagagtgaactacaacagctagctctaaatcatgggtagggtagttcacctcgtgcttcttcagttagcgagaagcataagctatcacacgcccttcttgcataagcacacaccccaatcctatcttcaaggcatcacagtaaacatcaaagggcctctaaatatcaggttgtgccaatacaggagtagtggtcagaaaagtcttcagggactaaaaagcttcttcacaagctggaccccaaacaaacttagcttctttctggagcagcttagtcatgggctgggctatcttggagaaatcaaggatgaaacgtcgatagtatccagctagcccaaggaactgacaGATTTGGTGCACATACcttggagacttccaatctaatacatcttgcaccttgctgagaTCCACAGAAAtgccctcaggtgtcaacacatgtcccaaaaactgcactcgatcaagccaaaactcgcacttgctgaatttagcatacaactggtGCTCCCTTAGCCGAGTCAGTATTATCCAGAGGTGACGGGCGTGCTCttcctcattcttggaatagattaagatgtcatcaatgaaaactaccacaaacttatctagcttcgGCATAAAAactaagttcatcaggtacatgaagaaggtcggggcattggtgaggccgaaagacatcactaggtattcatatagcccatacctagtagagaaagctgtccttggtatatcctatggcctgatcttgatctgatgatagcccgaTTGgagatctatctttgagaacaccatggcaccagctaactgatcaaacaaagtatcaatgcggggcaagggatacttgttcttaactgttaccgcattgagggggcggtaatccacacacatccgcggtgtaccatccttcttcttcatgaaaatcgctgggcaaccccatggtgaagaacttgggcggatgaaacccttgtccatcaactcctccagttgcttcttcatttctgctagttctcttggggccatgcggtacggacgtctagagataggagtagtaccaagctcaagctcaatagagaattctacctcacggtccggtggcaatccaggaagatctttagggaaaacattagggaactcacatactactggaatggaggtaagatcaggaatggCTTCAGCATGGACAGCAATaggtaagaccggttctgagggtatgatgagagacatcctatcctcagaagacggaagccatagctctacacttcttctcttcatatccaatactaccccatacacccgcaaccagttcatcccaagaataacgtcaatgccttgcccaggcattatcatgaactgtagatgGTAAGTGTGgatggctaataccaaacttactatatCCGTGCGGGTGTTGATGAACATGTGAGAACccgcagtacggatcttataggcatacggtatagccacaagtgataaattgtgccgctctacaaaccccatgctcataaaggaatgtgatgcaccagaatcaaacaacaccaaagctagatgggattcgatggtaaacataccagccataactgtctcctgaTGCACAACCTACTGAGCAtccatgaagtgcacctgaccggATCTGctaggcaccttcctcttgatgaaagtcctcttaatcagCCTGGAATTTGTAGACGACTAAGACGGCTGAGCTGCCTTCTGCTGAGGACCCTCCctagcatagtggccctccttgccacacttgaaataagcaccaggcttgttcccaaatcgctgacgaggtgggacctactgtccctaaGTCTgttggggctgcacctgctgctgaggtgccttgtactgagtagcggAAGTCTGTGAGGTCTGCTAGGGTGACTGAAATggaggcccgccggatggttgataggaccctcgcctcacaatttgcaccttctgagtatgagggtggctggaggatccagctgccaccctccTCCGCTTCCAATCCGCCTAAGATGCCCACtaaaaaccctcaagagcaatggcagcgttcatcagagccccaaaggtctaatAGTTTCCTAGGTACAGTTTCTCCTAAAGAACAGGAGTGAGACCACGAAAGAAgtgatccttcttcttgtcatctatGTCCACCTAACTACCAGCATATTGAGCCAAGTGGTTGAACTaattcacatactccattaccgtcctgctcccctgATGCAACTCCATGAACTCAGTCACCTTCTGGTGAATAACGCCAGCAGGTATGACAAACTCacggaaggcggtggagaactcctgccatgttGCCAGATGATCCGGCAGCTCCGCGGCcaggaaagtctcccaccaggcacctgcggaccccaaaagctgctgggatgcaaagtgcaccttctgctcgttggccactccgagcagccaaaacttctgctctagcatGCGAAGCCAGTGCTTTGCCTCCAACGGATCGTCCGATGGCGTGAAcatgggcgggtgggtcttgaggaaatcctggtaagaggactgtccctcaggatggcgagcaccacccccattcccaccgttgcctccgGGGCCTCCATGGGCGAGACCCACAatggcctgtgccataatctccaaggCACGAGCAGTCTCCTGTCGAGCCGCGGCTGACTCCCGATGAGCAGCCagcaactccaccatgacctccgtGGTGGACAGCGGtagaggcggcggtggcggcgggaaaggatgaggaaccaaaggtggaacctcccgagctccctcgtTGTCACGCTCAAATGCCCGAGCACTATCACCATGGCCCTCATTGGCCGCTCCTAAACTGGTGCTTCCacgtccggacctcagattcatctgtaagagagacgaacccTCCATTAGGACACCCTCCCGATTAGAATCTAGGGATTAAAGAGatggcagcacatttattaaagtattcattaagttagtcctgccaatttactactttcattatacgtgaagggggattcctagttcaaaaatgctattatatgatgcatgcttcgacctatacgttcactcaagccagaatatagcggcgttcATAACATTTTCGGCACCTCGCAccctcactttccgtatactaaacGATTTCTTACGcgacgtaagtcagtgtacctgcaaaaaactgattagataaaaccagtgctgctatcctagatacaccatatagctagggcttatacttatataacttaacttaatcgcatcctacttttcgcaaaacttttgttggtcaaacttttagttttgtaaaagagtgaggaactcatgaccattattggctctggtaccaactgtggcagaaccacccgacatagcgtacttacggaggcgctcgtcttccaccagacattaagcaccccgaaagccactaccgcgagcggtatccgtc
Above is a genomic segment from Miscanthus floridulus cultivar M001 chromosome 3, ASM1932011v1, whole genome shotgun sequence containing:
- the LOC136543924 gene encoding uncharacterized protein; its protein translation is MEGSSLLQMNLRSGRGSTSLGAANEGHGDSARAFERDNEGAREVPPLVPHPFPPPPPPLPLSTTEVMVELLAAHRESAAARQETARALEIMAQAIVGLAHGGPGGNGGNGGGARHPEGQSSYQDFLKTHPPMFTPSDDPLEAKHWLRMLEQKFWLLGVANEQKVHFASQQLLGSAGAWWETFLAAELPDHLATWQEFSTAFREFVIPAGVIHQKVTEFMELHQGSRTFLGHVLTPEGISVDLSKVQDVLDWKSPRKANVVADALSHKSHQIEEIPLSLHHTEVLTQIALTSELLEQIIQEQKGDHEEIPHVKKLLAEGHGPHFSIDKQGVIRYKDRLVVPSNEELKRKILQEAHHSKLSIHPGSNKMYHDLRKLYWWSYMKQDITQFVAECDTCGRVKADHMRTPGYLYPLPIPVWKWEDISLDFIVEGKKELQEASSEAELHGHLGGTATPGAVGWHVFSLFEDTSRLFLASDRCHFRSAYTTTS